Proteins found in one Thalassomonas actiniarum genomic segment:
- a CDS encoding hydrolase, which produces MLEKENCGLILVDIQGSLAGTVQHSELFLANTKKLLQCSKLLAMPVIWLEQNPKGLGATVPEIVELMKGADAIEKFHFNAMFEPQINKAIKATGRQEWLVAGIEAHICVYQSVLGLLNEGFKVDVVSDCISSRLQSNIDLALIKMRDSGARLTSLEMCIFELMKTSKIENFRKILSIIK; this is translated from the coding sequence ATGCTTGAAAAAGAAAATTGCGGTCTGATCCTGGTGGATATACAGGGCAGTTTAGCCGGGACGGTGCAACATAGTGAGCTATTTCTTGCTAATACCAAAAAATTGCTTCAATGCAGTAAATTGCTGGCGATGCCGGTTATATGGCTAGAGCAAAATCCCAAAGGCTTAGGTGCAACTGTTCCGGAAATAGTTGAATTGATGAAGGGAGCGGATGCAATTGAGAAGTTTCATTTTAATGCTATGTTTGAACCACAGATCAATAAGGCGATTAAAGCCACGGGAAGGCAGGAGTGGCTGGTTGCCGGCATTGAAGCCCATATTTGTGTTTATCAAAGTGTTTTAGGTTTGTTAAACGAAGGGTTTAAAGTTGATGTGGTTTCGGATTGTATTTCCTCTCGTTTACAATCAAATATAGATTTAGCGTTAATAAAGATGAGGGATAGTGGCGCCCGTTTAACCAGCTTAGAAATGTGTATTTTTGAATTGATGAAAACTTCTAAAATTGAAAACTTTCGCAAGATTCTTTCGATCATAAAGTAA
- a CDS encoding putative quinol monooxygenase: MSRMTTFAFEAKPGQSEALLSFFKKILPGTRSFSGNNGAELSCLSESEFMIITYWQQEQNLELYLSWREKKGDFAILLSFLNQAPEIVTYEVLEGI, translated from the coding sequence ATGAGCCGAATGACAACATTTGCATTTGAAGCAAAACCCGGGCAATCAGAAGCGCTTTTATCTTTTTTTAAAAAAATTCTACCGGGAACCAGAAGTTTTTCAGGGAATAACGGCGCCGAGCTTTCATGCTTATCTGAAAGTGAATTTATGATCATAACCTATTGGCAGCAAGAGCAAAATTTAGAACTTTATCTGAGCTGGAGAGAGAAGAAGGGAGATTTTGCCATCCTGCTGAGCTTTCTTAATCAAGCTCCTGAAATAGTCACTTATGAGGTGCTTGAAGGTATCTAG
- the dusA gene encoding tRNA dihydrouridine(20/20a) synthase DusA: MISHKLSVAPMLDWTDRHCRYFYRTMSKKTVLYTEMVTTGAILFGKGEYLAFNDEEHPLVLQLGGSDPLAMTECAKIAEQRGYDEININVGCPSDRVQNGRFGACLMAEPSLVAQCVEQMQAAVNIPITVKSRIGIDDQDSYEFLHQFISEVSQAGCQHFIIHARKAWLSGLSPKQNREIPPLDYQRVYQIKQDFADLEISINGGIKSLAEANEHLGHLDGVMIGREIYQTPYLLAQADQSLWQSTSPVITRAQVIDEMADYIDRYVSDGGRAWHVLRHMLGLCNGFAGARLFRRHLSESSSKSGADSQVLRDAFAQVSFD; this comes from the coding sequence ATGATTTCTCATAAACTATCCGTGGCTCCCATGCTCGACTGGACCGATCGTCATTGTCGTTATTTTTACCGGACTATGTCAAAAAAGACTGTTTTATATACAGAAATGGTGACAACAGGGGCAATTTTATTTGGCAAAGGGGAGTATTTGGCATTTAATGATGAGGAACATCCACTGGTGTTGCAGTTGGGAGGCAGTGATCCGCTTGCCATGACCGAGTGCGCAAAAATTGCCGAGCAGCGTGGTTATGATGAAATCAATATTAATGTCGGCTGCCCTTCGGATCGGGTCCAAAACGGCCGTTTTGGTGCCTGTTTGATGGCGGAGCCGTCCCTGGTGGCCCAGTGTGTTGAGCAAATGCAAGCGGCGGTGAATATTCCGATCACGGTAAAATCCCGTATCGGTATTGACGACCAGGACAGTTACGAGTTTTTGCATCAGTTTATCAGCGAAGTTTCGCAAGCAGGTTGCCAGCATTTTATTATTCATGCGCGAAAAGCCTGGTTAAGCGGCCTGAGTCCGAAGCAAAACCGCGAAATACCGCCACTGGATTATCAGCGGGTTTATCAGATTAAACAGGACTTTGCTGATCTGGAAATCTCCATTAATGGCGGGATTAAATCTTTGGCGGAAGCGAATGAGCATTTAGGCCATCTCGACGGTGTTATGATCGGCCGGGAAATCTACCAGACCCCTTATTTGCTGGCACAGGCAGATCAAAGCCTGTGGCAAAGCACTTCTCCTGTGATCACCCGGGCGCAGGTGATCGATGAAATGGCCGATTATATTGACCGTTATGTTAGCGACGGCGGCAGGGCCTGGCATGTGCTCAGGCATATGTTGGGGCTGTGCAACGGTTTTGCCGGCGCCAGGCTGTTTCGTCGTCATTTAAGCGAGAGCTCAAGTAAATCGGGAGCTGACAGTCAAGTGTTGCGGGATGCTTTCGCCCAAGTGTCTTTTGATTAA
- a CDS encoding cysteine hydrolase family protein — MSNTALLLIDFQNDYYASYPGAKWALSATEAAAANAAALLAEFRKQALPVIHVRHEFPSHDAPFFLPESEGAKIHTSVAPAKGEPVILKHQINSFRDTELKSLLQRLNVERLVIVGAMSHMCIDAVTRAAVDFGYECHVAHNACATLDLEFNGVVVPAHHVHHAFMAALSFGYCNVDSSENLLSLVR, encoded by the coding sequence ATGTCAAATACAGCTTTATTATTAATTGATTTTCAAAATGACTATTATGCAAGTTACCCTGGCGCTAAATGGGCGTTATCGGCGACTGAAGCCGCTGCAGCGAATGCCGCTGCTCTGCTGGCTGAGTTTCGTAAGCAGGCGTTGCCGGTTATTCATGTCCGCCATGAATTTCCTTCACATGATGCGCCTTTCTTTTTGCCTGAATCCGAGGGAGCAAAAATTCATACCAGTGTAGCCCCGGCTAAAGGTGAGCCGGTTATTTTGAAGCATCAAATAAACAGTTTTCGCGATACTGAATTAAAAAGCCTCTTGCAGCGCCTTAATGTCGAAAGACTGGTTATTGTTGGTGCAATGAGCCATATGTGCATAGATGCTGTGACCCGTGCTGCTGTCGATTTTGGTTATGAATGCCATGTTGCCCACAATGCTTGCGCAACGCTGGATCTGGAATTTAACGGGGTAGTCGTACCTGCTCATCATGTCCATCATGCGTTTATGGCGGCATTAAGTTTCGGTTATTGTAATGTTGACAGTTCCGAAAATTTGCTGAGTTTAGTCCGGTAG
- a CDS encoding GlxA family transcriptional regulator, whose translation MTKNVHVVIIDYPNALQSAVQGLKELFLIANRIIAESQLDTRFAITVACPEKELGAVEQSDIVILPPNLDGDYYRAPETGLLTFLNNAHQSGAILCSACAGTFILAQTKLLDHRAATTHWQLADKFNKQYPKVSLKIESLLINDGDIISAGGLMSWVDLGLEIVAQFTRPHIMRTLGKYLIVDTGKREQRYYDSFTPKLSHGNQQILQVQHYIQAHYNQALNIAMLAALACMSERTFLRQFTQATTIKPIQYIQRVRVQKACELLESSTQSFEQISLNIGYDDVNSFRKVFSKVIGLSPSAFKARFV comes from the coding sequence ATGACAAAAAATGTTCATGTCGTTATTATCGACTATCCTAATGCACTGCAAAGTGCAGTACAGGGGTTAAAAGAACTTTTTTTAATCGCTAACCGGATAATTGCGGAAAGCCAGCTGGATACCCGGTTTGCAATAACCGTAGCCTGCCCAGAAAAAGAATTGGGAGCTGTCGAACAAAGCGATATCGTTATTCTTCCTCCCAACTTAGACGGTGATTATTACCGTGCCCCCGAAACCGGATTATTAACATTTCTCAACAACGCCCATCAAAGCGGGGCAATCTTATGTTCAGCCTGTGCAGGCACCTTTATACTTGCTCAAACAAAGCTTTTAGATCACCGGGCAGCGACCACACATTGGCAGTTGGCAGATAAATTCAATAAGCAATACCCCAAAGTCTCCCTTAAGATAGAAAGCCTGCTCATTAATGATGGAGATATAATCAGTGCCGGTGGTTTGATGTCGTGGGTCGATCTGGGGCTGGAAATAGTCGCACAATTCACCCGGCCACATATCATGCGTACGCTTGGCAAATACCTTATTGTGGATACAGGCAAAAGAGAACAGCGCTATTACGACAGCTTTACCCCCAAACTCAGCCACGGCAATCAACAGATATTACAAGTCCAGCACTATATACAGGCACATTATAACCAAGCCTTGAATATTGCTATGTTGGCTGCTTTGGCCTGTATGAGTGAACGCACTTTCCTGCGCCAGTTTACCCAGGCAACAACAATAAAACCTATACAATATATTCAAAGAGTTAGAGTACAAAAGGCATGCGAACTCTTAGAATCGAGCACACAGAGCTTTGAGCAAATATCCCTGAACATCGGCTATGATGACGTCAATAGTTTTCGTAAAGTTTTCAGTAAAGTCATTGGTCTAAGCCCGTCAGCTTTTAAAGCCAGATTTGTTTGA